In Paramisgurnus dabryanus chromosome 14, PD_genome_1.1, whole genome shotgun sequence, one genomic interval encodes:
- the LOC141280708 gene encoding LOW QUALITY PROTEIN: uncharacterized protein (The sequence of the model RefSeq protein was modified relative to this genomic sequence to represent the inferred CDS: inserted 2 bases in 1 codon; substituted 1 base at 1 genomic stop codon), with translation MTVPVAVDDRNSQMQGDTTAEDEEKRKQAEAAQEKEGDDQAEAEVAADAGGGDHAEVGAVEDECGEWADVEDAEDEECENQAEDETTVKRPRTACQFCEPNSAEINRLLQENRELRSELNKRKMDEELFKGNTNKVRYYTGISYFAILLSVFTNVKPFLPVNKKLSSFQMLLLTLIRLRLDLPVQHLARLFNVSRTTLSTAFTDTLDVLNARLNPPWALVCWPERHYLQDTMPHQFLEAFGKRVAIIVDCFEIRTERPSNLKARAQAFSHYKGTHTIKYLIGITPQGAVSFISKGWGGRASDKHITENCGLXLPGDLVLADXGFDIKDSVGMMCAEVKVPVFTKGRCQLDAKAVENTRAIAHLRIHVERVIGNMRNKYTMLHKRIPISMLLPCEGEDMTLLDKIVNVCCILLNMCPSVVVKPDENEKCAC, from the exons ATGACCGTGCCAGTAGCAGTAGACGACCGCAACTCTCAAATGCAGGGAGACACCACTGCAGAAGatgaagaaaaaagaaaacaggcTGAAGCAGCACAAGAAAAGGAAGGTGATGACCAGGCAGAGGCAGAAGTGGCAGCAGATGCGGGAGGTGGTGACCATGCAGAGGTGGGAGCTGTAGAAGATGAATGTGGAGAATGGGCGGATGTGGAAGACGCAGAGGATGAGGAATGTGAAAACCAGGCAGAAGATGAAACAACAGTTAAGAGACCAAGAACAGCGTGTCAGTTTTGTGAGCCCAACAGTGCAGAGATCAACCGTCTGTTGCAGGAGAACAGGGAGCTTAGGAGTGAGCTGAACAAGAGAAAGATGGATGAGGAATTATTTAAGGGTAACACAAATAAGGTCAGGTACTACACAGGAATTTCATACTTTGCCATTTTATTGTCAGTGTTCACCAATGTTAAGCCTTTCCTGCCAGTTAACAAAAAGTTGTCATCCTTTCAAATGCTTTTGTTGACACTCATACGTCTGAGGCTTGATCTTCCTGTACAGCACCTTGCCCGTCTCTTTAATGTTTCGCGTACAACTCTTTCCACTGCTTTTACTGACACCTTAGATGTTTTGAATGCACGGCTTAATCCACCCTG GGCATTGGTGTGCTGGCCAGAGAGGCATTACTTACAGGACACAATGCCACATCAATTTTTggaagcttttgggaaacgtgTTGCTATTATAGTCGACTGCTTTGAAATACGCACAGAAAGGCCATCAAATCTAAAGGCACGTGCACAGGCCTTTTCTCATTACAAGGGTACACACACCATCAAATACCTCATTGGTATTACACCACAAGGTGCTGTATCATTTATTTCCAAGGGATGGGGTGGGCGTGCCTCTGACAAGCACATAACTGAGAACTGTGGCCT CTTACCTGGTGACTTGGTACTAGCTGATTGAGGCTTCGATATCAAGGATAGTGTGGGGATGATGTGTGCAGAGGTCAAAGTTCCTGTGTTCACTAAAGGAAGATGTCAACTCGATGCTAAGGCTGTGGAAAACACACGAGCGATAGCACACCTGAGGATTCATGTTGAAAGGGTGATTGGCAATATGCGCAACAAGTACACAATGTTACATAAGAGAATACCAATTAGTATGTTACTGCCATGTGAGGGGGAGGATATGACACTTCTTGACAAGATAGTGAATGTTTGCTGTATACTTCTTAACATGTGTCCCAGTGTGGTTGTAAAACCAgatgaaaatgaaaaatgtgcatgttaa